From the Oceanobacillus kimchii X50 genome, the window TTTCCGAGTAAACATTATTTTAAATCGCTGGATCCTCGTTTGGAAGACTTAGTGGAGACGAAATTACGTGGAGAAATCGTACCTTTAGGGACCAATGCTGGTGGTTTAACGGAGGAAATGGCGCTTTTAACCGGGTTAAAACCAGGTATAGCTGTTGCAGTAGGGAATGTGGATGCACATGCTGCGGTACCTGCAATGGGCGTAACAGCTCCGGGAAAAATGGTTATGGTCATGGGAACTTCAATTTGCCATATGTTACTTGGTGAGGAAGAAAAACAAATAGAAGGTATGTGTGGTGTAGTTGAGGATGGCATAATACCAGGGTATTACGGTTATGAGGCAGGCCAATCTGCTGTTGGTGATATTTTTGCTTGGTTTGTGCAGCAAGGTGTAACAGCAGAAGTAAAAGAAGAGGCAAGGAACCATGATTTAGATATATATCAATTTTTAGAGTGGAAAGCATCTAATTATCAGCCTGGTGAGTCTGGCTTATTAGCTTTAGATTGGTGGAATGGAAATCGTTCAGTGCTTGTAGATACAGAATTGAGTGGGATGATTCTTGGAATGACACTACAAACCAAACCAGAAGAAATATATCGAGCATTACTAGAATCTACTGCATTTGGCACGAGAATGATTGTGGATGCATTTCATCAAAATGGTGTAGCGGTTGATGAGCTTTATGCATGTGGCGGATTATCCCACAAAAGTAAGCTTTTAATGCAAATATATGCCGATGTTACAAATCGAAACATTGTTATTGCTGACTCGAAGCATACACCTGCACTAGGAGCAGCGATGTTTGCTGCAATAGCAGCAGGATCAACTAATGGTGGATATGATACTGCAATAGAAGCAGCAAATAATATGGCGCGTGTAAAAGAGAAAGTTATTAAACCAATTTCTGAAAACGTATACATTTATGAAAAGATTTTCCAAGAATACAAACGTCTACATGACTATTTTGGGCGTGGTGAAAATGATGTGATGAAACGTTTAAAAGATTTACGCATTCAAGAAGAAGTAAACATATAATTAATGGAGGTATGCAAATGTTAGCAATTAAACCGTACACATTTTGGTTTGTAACAGGAAGCCAATCCTTATATGGAGAAGAAACGTTACAAGAGGTAAAGGAAAACTCGAAGCAAATTGTCAAGGCAATTAATGGAAACTTACCGTTTAATATTGAATTTAAAGCAGTGGTCACTACTGCCACTGAGATTCAACAAGTAGTAAGAGAAGCAAACACTAATGGGAACTGCGGGGGACTAATAACCTGGATGCATACGTTCTCCCCTGCGAAATCATGGATTGCTGGTTTAAAAGAGTTACAAACGCCTTTACTGCACCTTCATACGCAATACCATAAAGAAATTCCTTGGGATTCCATAGATATGGACTTTATGAATACAAACCAAGCTGCACATGGGGATCGTGAATTCGGTTTTATGGTATCTCGATTAGCGATTCCTAGAAAAGTTGTAGTTGGTCATTGGGAAAACAAACAGGTTAGTCAAAAGATTTCTAATTGGATGTACAGTGCAGTAGCAGTATCAGAGGGTACATCAATTCGAGTGGCTAGATTTGGAGATAACATGCGTAATGTTGCCGTGACGGATGGTGATAAGATTGAAGCTCATATCAAATTTGGTTGGACGGTAGATTATTATGGTATTGGTGACTTAGTAGCTGAAATAGAGTCGATCACAGAAGATCAAATTGATGATTTATATGAAGAATATAAGCAGCTATATGAATTTCCATCTGACATTGATACAAATATCTCTGCTCAAGAATCCATACTATATCAAGCAAAAATCGAGCTTGGGTTGAAATCATTTCTAGAAAAAGGAAACTATACTGCATTCACTACGAATTTTGAGGATCTGCATGGAATGAAACAACTTCCTGGTCTTGCAGCTCAACGTTTAATGGCAGAAGGATATGGATTTGCTGGAGAAGGTGATTGGAGAACAGCGGCATTACTACGTTTGATGAAGATTATCTCAAGCAATAAGAATACTTCGTTTATGGAGGACTATACTTATCATTTAGAAGAAGGAAATGAAATGATATTAGGCTCCCATATGTTGGAGGTTTGTCCTACAGTAGCAGCTAATAAGCCCAAAATTGTAGTAAATCCACTATCCATGGGAGATAGAGAAGATCCAGCACGATTAGTATTTGATGGGAAATCAGGAGATGCAGTGAATGTATCTTTGGTTGAGATGGGAGGGCGTTATCGATTAATTATTAATGAAATTAAAGCCGAACGTCCTGAACATCATACACCACATTTACCTGTAGCAAAAGTGTTATGGAAACCAGAACCTTCATTTAGTGAAGCAACTGAAGCTTGGATCTATGCAGGCGGTGCGCATCATACAGTATTGTCATTCGAAGTTACGACTGAACAATTGTATGATTTTGCAGAGATGACGAATATAGAGTGCATTGTTATTGATAAGGATACGAAACTGAGAGATTTAAGAAATGAATTGAAATGGAATGAAGCAACATATCGTTCTTAAATAATTAAAAGAGGGGGGAGAGTGATTCCCCTCTCTTTTAATGTAAATGGTTTATGTAATGAGAAATATTCGAGTAACTTTCTTGTCCTAGTTCTTTATTTTATATAATAAAAGAGAAATTTGCTTCCAAAATTAATAAATTTCCAATTGATTTTTTAATAATCTCTGTTATAATTTTATTATAATATTCTGAACATACCATATGGTTAGTATGTTTGTGATGAAGGAGGAGAATAGATGGATAGACCATGGGTAAAACATATTCCAGAAGGAAATCCAACCAATGTCCAAATACCAGAAATCTCACTTCAAGAGCTACTCTTGAAATCTGTGGAAACTTACTCAGACAAGGTAGCAATGACTTTTTTTGATCAGACGTATACGTATCAGCAACTTGAAAAAATGATTTATACTGTAGCAAGTTCCCTCTATAATTTAGGCATCGAAAAAGGGGATCGGATAGCTTTAATGTTACCGAATTGTCCGCAATATCCGATTAGTTATTTTGCTACATTGCTCTGTGGTGGAATTATTGTTCAAATTAATCCGATGTATAAGTCTAATGAACTTTTACATGTATTAAATGACTCAGGAGCAAAAGTTATTATTTGTTTGGATAGTTTATTACCTATAGTAGACGAAGTTAAGGATCAAACCGATTTATTAAGTATTATCCCAGTTTCTTTTGAAAACGATTCCAAATTTAATGAATTGCTAATAGATAAGGGATATAAATTACCAGAGATCTCGATTGATCCGATCGATGATATTGCTGTCTTGCAATATACTGGAGGAACTACTGGGCGATCAAAAGGAGTTATGCTAACTCATTATAATTTGGTTGCTAATACGATACAAAGTTACGGTACTTCGCAAATTAACATAAAGACAGGAGAAGAAAAGGTTCTCACAATATCACCTTTATTTCATGTTTATGGAATGACTAGTTGTATGAATTTTACCTTTTTTATTGGGGGAAATTTAATTCTAGTTCCAAGGTTTGAGGTTGAACAAACGGTGGAGATTATTGAGAAAGTGAAGCCTAGCTTATTTATGGGTGTACCGACGATGTTTATTGCTCTATTAAATTATTATCATGAAGAGAAGCAATTTGATTTAAGTTGTTTAAGAACATGTTCAAGTGGATCTGCCCCGCTACCAGTTGAAATTATAAATCAATTTAATAATGTAAGTGGATCTAATGTTGCTGAAGGATTTGGCTTGTCTGAAGCATCTCCAGTCACACATCGCAATCCTGTTGAGGGATTACAGAAACCAGGGAGTATTGGCATACCTATACCAAATACAGATTCTAAAATAGTCGATTTAGCAACTGGAGAAGAGACATTATCGAATGGGGAAGTGGGAGAGCTAGTAATTAAAGGGCCTCAAGTAATGAAAGGTTATTGGAGAATGGAAGATGAAACGAATCAAGTGCTTAGAAATGGATGGTTATATACTGGAGATTTAGCAAAGATGGATGATGATGGGTTCTTCTATATAACTGGAAGGAAGAAAGAGCTAATAATTGCAAGCGGTTACAATATATATCCTGTTGAAATTGAGGATGTGATCTATCAACATCCAAGTGTACTGGAAGTTGCTATTATTGGGGTGCCTGATAAATATCGAGGAGAAACAGTAAAAGCATTTGTCGTATTAAAAAGTAACGCAACACTAACAGAGGATGATCTAATACAGTATTGTCGAGATAGATTAGCTTCATTTAAAGTACCTCGATCGGTTGAATTTTTGCAAGAGCTACCAAAGACAGCTGTCGGAAAAATTCTAAAAAGAAAGCTAAAAGAACAATTTAGTTAAGTTAATTTTATAATGGTTAGTTACTATATAAATATGCAGTGATAGTTATATACAAATTGACGAAATACTTGGCTTTGATTGGAATGGAAGACGGCGACTCCTGCTCAGATCAACAGAG encodes:
- a CDS encoding ribulokinase, which produces MEEKYTIGIDYGTESGRAVLVSLQTGEEISDHVTPYHHGVIDDVLPETGEKLGHEWALQHASDYIEVIQNSVPAVLEQSKVDPEDVIGIGIDFTACTILPVDQHGEPLMFNAKWKQNPNSWVKLWKHHAAQDKANRINEIAEQRREKFLPRYGGKISSEWMIAKVWQVLDEAPEIYEATDKFVEATDWVISKLSGNLIRNSCTAGYKAIWHKQEGFPSKHYFKSLDPRLEDLVETKLRGEIVPLGTNAGGLTEEMALLTGLKPGIAVAVGNVDAHAAVPAMGVTAPGKMVMVMGTSICHMLLGEEEKQIEGMCGVVEDGIIPGYYGYEAGQSAVGDIFAWFVQQGVTAEVKEEARNHDLDIYQFLEWKASNYQPGESGLLALDWWNGNRSVLVDTELSGMILGMTLQTKPEEIYRALLESTAFGTRMIVDAFHQNGVAVDELYACGGLSHKSKLLMQIYADVTNRNIVIADSKHTPALGAAMFAAIAAGSTNGGYDTAIEAANNMARVKEKVIKPISENVYIYEKIFQEYKRLHDYFGRGENDVMKRLKDLRIQEEVNI
- the araA gene encoding L-arabinose isomerase, whose protein sequence is MLAIKPYTFWFVTGSQSLYGEETLQEVKENSKQIVKAINGNLPFNIEFKAVVTTATEIQQVVREANTNGNCGGLITWMHTFSPAKSWIAGLKELQTPLLHLHTQYHKEIPWDSIDMDFMNTNQAAHGDREFGFMVSRLAIPRKVVVGHWENKQVSQKISNWMYSAVAVSEGTSIRVARFGDNMRNVAVTDGDKIEAHIKFGWTVDYYGIGDLVAEIESITEDQIDDLYEEYKQLYEFPSDIDTNISAQESILYQAKIELGLKSFLEKGNYTAFTTNFEDLHGMKQLPGLAAQRLMAEGYGFAGEGDWRTAALLRLMKIISSNKNTSFMEDYTYHLEEGNEMILGSHMLEVCPTVAANKPKIVVNPLSMGDREDPARLVFDGKSGDAVNVSLVEMGGRYRLIINEIKAERPEHHTPHLPVAKVLWKPEPSFSEATEAWIYAGGAHHTVLSFEVTTEQLYDFAEMTNIECIVIDKDTKLRDLRNELKWNEATYRS
- a CDS encoding long-chain-fatty-acid--CoA ligase, with amino-acid sequence MDRPWVKHIPEGNPTNVQIPEISLQELLLKSVETYSDKVAMTFFDQTYTYQQLEKMIYTVASSLYNLGIEKGDRIALMLPNCPQYPISYFATLLCGGIIVQINPMYKSNELLHVLNDSGAKVIICLDSLLPIVDEVKDQTDLLSIIPVSFENDSKFNELLIDKGYKLPEISIDPIDDIAVLQYTGGTTGRSKGVMLTHYNLVANTIQSYGTSQINIKTGEEKVLTISPLFHVYGMTSCMNFTFFIGGNLILVPRFEVEQTVEIIEKVKPSLFMGVPTMFIALLNYYHEEKQFDLSCLRTCSSGSAPLPVEIINQFNNVSGSNVAEGFGLSEASPVTHRNPVEGLQKPGSIGIPIPNTDSKIVDLATGEETLSNGEVGELVIKGPQVMKGYWRMEDETNQVLRNGWLYTGDLAKMDDDGFFYITGRKKELIIASGYNIYPVEIEDVIYQHPSVLEVAIIGVPDKYRGETVKAFVVLKSNATLTEDDLIQYCRDRLASFKVPRSVEFLQELPKTAVGKILKRKLKEQFS